The genomic region ACGGTGTCCCGCCGGAGCAGGGCCTGTGGTACCAGATCTCGATGGTGCCGTTCATCATCGCGATCCTGCGCTACGCCGCGGAAGTGGACAGCGGCAACGGCGGTGCACCTGATGAGATCGTGCTGGAGGACCGCGTCCTCCAGGCGCTGGGGGTGCTGTGGATCCTGACAATCGCCATGGCGGTCTATATCGTGCCTGCGTTCTCGTAGCCCCACCCGCAGGATAAGATCACTGCCATGCATGATCGCGCCCGCCTCTCCCTGCTCATCTCCGCAGCGATAGCGGGCGTTTTCGCATTCTGGGGCGGATGGACCCGCCGCTGGATGAGCGACGACGGGCTGATCGTCCTGCGCACAGTCCGCAACATCCTGGCGGGCAACGGACCGGTGTTCAACGTCGGGGAACGCGTGGAGGCCAACACGTCAACACTGTGGCAGTACCTCATCGCCGCCTTCGGCTGGATCCCTGGCGTGCGGCTCGAAGACGTCTCGATGTGGTTGGCCCTCATCTTCACCGTGACCGCCGCTGCGAGTGCGACGTGGGCATCGGGCCGATTGTGGGGGCACACAGTGCTGCCGTTCGGCATCATTATCTACCTGGCGTTGCCCCCGGCCCGAGACTTTGCCACCTCCGGTTTGGAGTGGGGGTTGTCCCTGGCGTGGATCGGCGTGTGGTGGGCGCTGCTCGTTGGATGGGCGAAACAGCCTGACACCCGTGTGGTGTACTGGCTGGCCTTCTGGGCAGGACTGTCGTGGTTGGTCAGGCCGGAGCTCGCGCTCTACGGCGGATTGACCGGACTGGTGCTGTTGTTCTTCTCCTGGCGGGATTGGCGGCGCATTGGCGGCATTCTCGCGGCAGCCCTTCCGGTGCCCGCTGCGTACCAGATCTTCCGCATGGGCTATTACGGTCTGCTCACTCCGCATACCGCGGTGGCGAAGTCAGCGTCGGACTCAGCGTGGGGGAGCGGTGCTGCGTACGTGTGGGACACGGTGCAGCCATATGCGCTGTGGCTGCCGCTGATCGGTGCGGTGGCGCTCGGCGTGTGGTTCGGCCTGCGGTTGCAGTCGCGCGAGGTCGTCGTAGTCGGGCTTGTTCTCGTGTGCGGGCTGTTGCACATGCTGTACGTCATGCGCGTCGGCGGCGACTTCATGCACGGGCGCATGGTGTTGTTGCCCCTGTTCGCGTTGCTGCTGCCCGTCATGGCAGTGCCTGCCACCTTGGTCAGTGGAATCGGGCTGGGTGCCCTGGTGGTTTGGGCGGGCATTGTCGTCTACCGCGGCCATGACCTCGGCTTCGAAGTTTTCGTGGAGAGCCCGGAAAACCTCGTCGTCGTGGACGAGCGCGAGTTCTGGACGGCCGCAATGATGCGTGAATCCGGTGATCCGCCGCGGTATGCGGAGGACTTCCTCGTCGCGGACTTGCTCAACGGCTGGCCGGAAGGCCTGGAAGAGTCGCGGCGGCAAAACTCCGGTGCGCTGACCATCATCCGCTTCGACGACAACTCCCGCCACTACACGTGGGTGCCGCGCGCCCGCACGACAGCGGACACTGACCTGCAGGACATCCCGACCACGGCGTACCTGATCAACCTGGGCATGATATCGGCGAATGCCCCGCTCGACGTGCGTGTGCTCGACTCGGTCGGCCTGGCCACCCCGCTGGGCGCCCGCCAGCCGCGCGACCCGGACGGACGCATCGGACATGACAAGAACCTGCCTCTTCACTGGCAGCTGGCGGATTCGGCTGTGGGGGAAGAAGGGATGCCGGATTACGTCGATAAGCAAACGGTGATGCAGGCACGAGCTGCGCTGCGGACGCCTGAGCTCAATGAACTCTTGGCGACGTCGCGTGAACCGATGAGTCCAAAGCGTTTTTTGAAGAATATGGCGTATTCTTTAAGAAACGGACGCACTCTGGAAGTGAGCGATGACCCGAAGGTGTACCTGGATCAGGAAACTCTGGACCGCATCGCCGCAGGTGAGGACGTGGGTTTGCAGGGGCCGCGGATCTTCTGGCCAACGGCACGGCTGGAACAGAAAGTAACCGGTTGATAACATATCGATCACGATGAACGATGAACTCAATTGAGTCATCCTGATTTTTTCTAGTGATTGGTGAACCGATGAACGCGACTCTTTCCGTGCGCCGCGCTGTGGTGGCGCTTGTCACGGCATTCGCTGCCGCGATGATGCTGCTCGTTGCCACCCCCGAGGCTGACGCGAACCCGCGCGGTTGGCTGCGCCCCGACGCAACCGGCCACTGCACGTGGGACCCGGTGAAGTACTGGGTGCAGCGCTGCGACGTGTACTCCCCGGCCATGGGCCGTAACATCCCGGTGCAGATCCGCCCGGCTGCCCGCGGCGGCAACGCTGGCCTGTACCTGCTCGACGGCCTGCGCGCCACCGAGCAGACGAACGCTTGGGTGCACGACGTCAACGCTGCGGCCGTCTACGAGAACGCCAACATCACCCTGGTCATGCCGATCGGCGGCGAAGGCTCCTTCTACGCTGACTGGCAGCACGACCCGAAGTACGGGGGCGGCAAGCCCTACAAGTGGGAGACCTTCCTGACCCGTGAGCTGCCGGGCTACCTGCAGCGCCACTTCGGTGTCTCCCCGACGAACAACTCCGTCATCGGCCTGTCCATGGGTGGCACCGCGGCGATGAACCTTGCGGCGAAGAACCCGCAGCAGTTCCGCCAGGTCCTGTCCTTCTCCGGCTACCTGACCACGACGCTGCCGGGCATGCAGACCATGCTGCGTGTGGCGCTGCTCGACGCTGGCGGGTACAACCTCAACGCTATGCACGGCTCCATGGTCAACCCGGAGCGCTTCGCCAACGACCCGTTCTTGAACATGAACGGTCTGCGCGGCAAGGACATCTACATCTCCGCCGGACCGGGCATCCCGGGACCGCAGGACGCGAAGTACCCGAATGACCAGAAGCTGGCGGGTGCCGGCCTGGAGTTCGGTGCGATGGTGACCACCCGCGTGTGGGAAGCGAAGGCTCGAGCCGAGGGCCTGAACGTCACCTCGGATTACCCGCCGAACGGTCTGCACAACTGGGACCAGTTCGGTAGCCAGCTGTACAAGACCAAGGGCCGTGTGCTGAACCACATGAACGCCTGGTAATCACGGCACCGGCACAACATGGCCCCTGGGAAAATCCTCGCCCAGGGGCTTTGTTGTAGCATCACGATTAGGTCGTGGACACTCGGCGTGTCACTGACCTAAAGTCTCAAGTTAAACTTAAACTTTGCCACAGAAACCGAGGCCCGGCCTGGGAGAGGGGAAACTCCTGGGGTGGTGAGCTGAACCGGTCTTTTCGTCATCCGAGATTTTAAGGGTTCAACCACATGCGCAAGCTTTCTAAGGGCCAGCTCCTGGCGGCCATCGCTGCACCAACCGTCATCGCTGCCGGAATCGCCGTCGTTCCTGCCGAAGCGCAGAACGCCTCCGACCTGTCTTCTGCCATGTCGTCGGGCCGCGGCATTTCCGACGGCATCCGTCCGTCCGATCCGCCGCCGCGCACCCCCATTGAGGTGGACAACAACCCGCAGGTTGAAGGCCTGCCGGAGGGTGTGTCCGTGGACCGCATCGAGTGGCTCACCCAGCGCCGCGTGGCTGTGTACATCAAGTCCGCCGCGATGCCGGATAAGCCGATCCAGGTGCAGATCCTGCTCGCCCGCGACTGGCACTCCAACCCCCAGGCGAAGTTCCCGGAGGTGTGGGCACTTGATGGTCTGCGTGCACGCGAGGATGAGTCCGGCTGGACCATTGAGACGAACATCGAGCAGTTCTACGCCGACAAGAACGTCAACGTGGTGCTGCCGGTGGGCGGCGAGTCCTCCTTCTACTCCGACTGGCAGAAGGCGGACAACGGCAAGCACTACAAGTGGGAGACGTTCCTGACCAAGGAGCTCGTGCCGGTGTTGGATAACGAGTTCCGCTCCAACGGTTCCCGCGCTGTCGTCGGCCTGTCCATGGGCGGTACCGCCGCGATGAACCTGGCGGAGCGTAACCCGCACCTGTTCAACTTCGTCGGCTCCTTCTCCGGCTACCTGGACACCACCACGACCGGTATGCCGACGGCCATCAAGGCCTCGCAGATGGATGCTGGTGGCTACAACTCTGAGGCCATGTGGGGCCCGATCGGTTCCCAGGACTGGATCGACCACGACCCGAAGCTGGGCATTGAGAACCTACGCGGCAAGACCGTTTACGTCTCCGCTGGTTCTGGCCAGGATGACTACGGCCAGCCGGACTCGGTGGCAAAGGGCCCGGCTGTCCCAGCGGGTGTGGGCCTGGAGGTCATCTCGCGCATGTCTACCCAGACCTTCGAGCGTTACGCGAAGAAGGCGAACGTGCCGATCATTACACGCTACCGCCCGTCCGGTGTCCACTCCTGGGAGTACTGGCAGTACGAGATGACACAGGCATGGCCGTTCATGGCGAACGCGCTGAACGTCCCCGAGGCCGAC from Corynebacterium genitalium ATCC 33030 harbors:
- a CDS encoding alpha/beta hydrolase, with the translated sequence MNATLSVRRAVVALVTAFAAAMMLLVATPEADANPRGWLRPDATGHCTWDPVKYWVQRCDVYSPAMGRNIPVQIRPAARGGNAGLYLLDGLRATEQTNAWVHDVNAAAVYENANITLVMPIGGEGSFYADWQHDPKYGGGKPYKWETFLTRELPGYLQRHFGVSPTNNSVIGLSMGGTAAMNLAAKNPQQFRQVLSFSGYLTTTLPGMQTMLRVALLDAGGYNLNAMHGSMVNPERFANDPFLNMNGLRGKDIYISAGPGIPGPQDAKYPNDQKLAGAGLEFGAMVTTRVWEAKARAEGLNVTSDYPPNGLHNWDQFGSQLYKTKGRVLNHMNAW
- a CDS encoding alpha/beta hydrolase-fold protein is translated as MRKLSKGQLLAAIAAPTVIAAGIAVVPAEAQNASDLSSAMSSGRGISDGIRPSDPPPRTPIEVDNNPQVEGLPEGVSVDRIEWLTQRRVAVYIKSAAMPDKPIQVQILLARDWHSNPQAKFPEVWALDGLRAREDESGWTIETNIEQFYADKNVNVVLPVGGESSFYSDWQKADNGKHYKWETFLTKELVPVLDNEFRSNGSRAVVGLSMGGTAAMNLAERNPHLFNFVGSFSGYLDTTTTGMPTAIKASQMDAGGYNSEAMWGPIGSQDWIDHDPKLGIENLRGKTVYVSAGSGQDDYGQPDSVAKGPAVPAGVGLEVISRMSTQTFERYAKKANVPIITRYRPSGVHSWEYWQYEMTQAWPFMANALNVPEADRGAECNAVGAIGEATKNGAVGSCVNNEYDVAGGKGKAQEFRNGSAFWSPETGAQVLFGSILAKYNGLSGPAGWLGFPKTGELKTPDGKGRFVHFERGSIYWTPQTGAQAIPGDMFAEWGKSGYERGHLGYPVEEAQAVGGGYVQKFEKGYLTRNPDNKGHYQVFGAIGAKYGEMGAARSDLGFPKSNERKINGGFFQEFEKGNIYWSPKTGAHVIYYGEIFDHWGKKGWEQGELGWPASDMKKIPTGGLTITFENGTVEQVFGKVRERK